A single Amia ocellicauda isolate fAmiCal2 chromosome 9, fAmiCal2.hap1, whole genome shotgun sequence DNA region contains:
- the pdf gene encoding peptide deformylase, mitochondrial isoform X2, with the protein MFILVCMPIATACSASSAQVRPHSSEVKHRTYWQYLKRKVIMPSSPPYKHVCQVGDPILRSKASQVDPTQINSPEIQKVIRTLVKVMRKLDCVGLSAPQVGVPLQILVAEYSERMLYENRPSEREAKGLQPFPLKVFVNPSLRVLDSRTASFPEACESISGFCACVPRYHSVEIAGLNERGEPVTWEASGWPARIIQHEMDHLSGVLYIDKMDSKTFINFVWMEENE; encoded by the exons ATGTTTATACTC GTCTGCATGCCCATCGCAACAGCATGCAGCGCCAGCAGTGCCCAGGTCCGGCCGCACTCTTCTGAGGTCAAGCACAGGACATACTGGCAATACCTGAAGCGGAAGGTGATCATGCCCTCCTCCCCCCCGTATAAACATGTCTGCCAGGTGGGTGACCCCATCCTTCGCTCCAAAGCGTCCCAGGTGGACCCCACTCAGATCAACAGCCCGGAGATCCAGAAGGTGATCCGTACACTGGTGAAAGTGATGCGGAAGCTGGACTGCGTGGGGCTCAGTGCCCCTCAGGTGGGCGTTCCCCTGCAGATCCTGGTGGCGGAGTACAGCGAGCGCATGCTGTATGAGAACAGGCCGAGCGAGAGGGAAGCCAAGGGCCTGCAGCCTTTTCCCCTGAAGGTGTTCGTGAACCCCAGCCTGAGGGTGCTGGACTCCAGGACCGCCTCCTTCCCCGAGGCCTGTGAGAGCATCTCTGGCTTCTGTGCTTGTGTTCCTAGATACCACTCAGTGGAGATTGCAG GGCTGAACGAGAGAGGGGAGCCCGTCACCTGGGAGGCCAGTGGGTGGCCGGCCCGCATCATCCAGCACGAAATGGACCATCTGAGCGGAGTGCTGTACATTGACAAGATGGACAGCAAAACCTTCATTAACTTTGTCTGGATGGAAGAAAATGAGTAA
- the pdf gene encoding peptide deformylase, mitochondrial isoform X1 — MTSKTASRLLCLAQWSLAPKRHFPVSQVCMPIATACSASSAQVRPHSSEVKHRTYWQYLKRKVIMPSSPPYKHVCQVGDPILRSKASQVDPTQINSPEIQKVIRTLVKVMRKLDCVGLSAPQVGVPLQILVAEYSERMLYENRPSEREAKGLQPFPLKVFVNPSLRVLDSRTASFPEACESISGFCACVPRYHSVEIAGLNERGEPVTWEASGWPARIIQHEMDHLSGVLYIDKMDSKTFINFVWMEENE; from the exons ATGACATCAAAGACTGCATCAAGGTTATTGTGCCTTGCTCAGTGGAGTTTGGCCCCCAAAAGACACTTTCCTGTCTCTCAGGTCTGCATGCCCATCGCAACAGCATGCAGCGCCAGCAGTGCCCAGGTCCGGCCGCACTCTTCTGAGGTCAAGCACAGGACATACTGGCAATACCTGAAGCGGAAGGTGATCATGCCCTCCTCCCCCCCGTATAAACATGTCTGCCAGGTGGGTGACCCCATCCTTCGCTCCAAAGCGTCCCAGGTGGACCCCACTCAGATCAACAGCCCGGAGATCCAGAAGGTGATCCGTACACTGGTGAAAGTGATGCGGAAGCTGGACTGCGTGGGGCTCAGTGCCCCTCAGGTGGGCGTTCCCCTGCAGATCCTGGTGGCGGAGTACAGCGAGCGCATGCTGTATGAGAACAGGCCGAGCGAGAGGGAAGCCAAGGGCCTGCAGCCTTTTCCCCTGAAGGTGTTCGTGAACCCCAGCCTGAGGGTGCTGGACTCCAGGACCGCCTCCTTCCCCGAGGCCTGTGAGAGCATCTCTGGCTTCTGTGCTTGTGTTCCTAGATACCACTCAGTGGAGATTGCAG GGCTGAACGAGAGAGGGGAGCCCGTCACCTGGGAGGCCAGTGGGTGGCCGGCCCGCATCATCCAGCACGAAATGGACCATCTGAGCGGAGTGCTGTACATTGACAAGATGGACAGCAAAACCTTCATTAACTTTGTCTGGATGGAAGAAAATGAGTAA
- the vps4a gene encoding vacuolar protein sorting-associated protein 4A, whose protein sequence is MTTSTLQKAIDLVTKATEEDKAKNYEEALRLYQHAVEYFLHAIKYEAHSDKAKESIRGKCVQYLDRAEKLKDYLKNKDKQGKKPVKEMQNDKGSDSDSEGENPERKKLQEQLMGAIVMEKPNVRWNDVAGLEGAKEALKEAVILPIKFPHLFTGKRTPWRGILLFGPPGTGKSYLAKAVATEANNSTFFSVSSSDLMSKWLGESEKLVKNLFDLARQHKPSIIFIDEVDSLCGSRNENESEAARRIKTEFLVQMQGVGNNNDGILVLGATNIPWVLDAAIRRRFEKRIYIPLPEEPARAQMFRLHLGNTPHSLSDTDIRELAKKTDGYSGADISVIVRDALMQPVRKVQSATHFKKFRGPSRTNANVIVDDLLTPCSPGDPDAIEMTWMEVPSDKLLEPIVCMSDMLRSLATTRPTVNAEDLLKVRKFSEDFGQEG, encoded by the exons ATGAGGCGCACAGCGATAAGGCGAAAGAGAGCATCCGGGGGAAATGTGTGCAGTACCTGGACCGAGCCGAGAAGCTGAAGGACTATCTGAAAAACAAAGATAAGCAGGGGAAGAAGCCGGTGAAGGAGATGCAAAATGACAAAGG GAGTGACAGTGACAGCGAGGGGGAGAACCCAGAGAGGAAGAAGCTCCAAGAGCAGCTCATGG GTGCGATTGTCATGGAAAAGCCCAACGTGCGGTGGAATGACGTGGCTGGACTGGAGGGAGCGAAGGAGGCTCTGAAAGAAGCCGTCATCCTACCCATCAAATTCCCACACTTATTTACAG GCAAGCGCACTCCCTGGCGTGGGATTTTGCTCTTCGGTCCTCCTGGCACAGGCAAGTCCTACCTGGCCAAGGCTGTAGCCACCGAGGCCAACAACTCCACCTTCTTCTCTGTGTCCTCCTCAGACCTCATGTCCAAGTGGCTGGGAGAGAGTGAGAA GCTCGTGAAGAACCTCTTCGACCTGGCTCGGCAGCATAAGCCTTCCATCATCTTCATCGACGAGGTGGATTCCCTGTGCGGCTCGAGGAACGAGAATGAAAGTGAAGCGGCCAGAAGGATAAAAACAGAGTTTCTAGTGCAAATGCaag GTGTGGGCAATAATAACGATGGGATCCTGGTCCTTGGAGCTACGAATATCCCTTGGGTGCTGGATGCTGCCATCAGGAGGAG GTTTGAGAAGCGCATCTACATCCCCCTGCCAGAGGAGCCGGCCCGAGCCCAGATGTTCCGGCTGCACCTGGGGAACACGCCGCACAGCCTGTCCGACACAGACATCCGGGAGCTGGCCAAGAAGACGGACGGCTACTCCGGCGCCGACATCAGCGTCATTGTCCGCGACGCGCTCATGCAGCCCGTGCGCAAGGTCCAGTCCGCCACGCACTTCAAGAAG TTTCGCGGTCCTTCCCGGACGAATGCCAACGTGATCGTGGACGACCTGCTGACCCCTTGCTCCCCTGGCGACCCCGACGCCATAGAGATGACCTGGATGGAGGTCCCTAGTGACAAACTGCTGGAGCCCATCGTCTGCATG TCGGACATGCTGAGGTCCCTGGCGACCACAAGACCCACCGTCAATGCCGAAGACCTCCTGAAAGTCAGGAAGTTCAGTGAGGACTTTGGCCAGGAGGGTTGA